Genomic segment of Mercurialis annua linkage group LG6, ddMerAnnu1.2, whole genome shotgun sequence:
TGTCTTTATCTGGCATTATAAGCTTGATATGCTTATAACCTGCCCTATAAAGAATGAATGCGAAAAGGGGCCTTATATGTGGGATAAAACTGATCAATGCTATTGGGAAAGAAATCAAGCCCATCTCCATTTTTTTTCCAGTAATGtgggatttctaaaattaatgcTGTTTGTTTATGTGATTGCAGGATTTGAAGTGCTTTGTTTTCTCTCTCATTTCGCTCCACTTCAAGATCAAACCCATTTAAGGACTTAATGTCTATCATCAGTTTTCCGTCAATGATTGTGTGTATGATTTCTGCATTTAGGAATTGTTATCTGAATCCTTCTGATAGTTTTGTTGCTTTTTGAGAATTATCTGAGATCGTGCAAGAATGTATGCATTTGGTAACTGGCTAACAGGTATATTTCATGGATTGGGTTGAACTGTTATCTTATGGAGATTTCAGTTTTACTGCATTTGTTCTCGACTGGTGCAGTGAACTTTTTGAATATCTGGATAGCATTTAGATTTGTCCAAAATGAGGATTATTGTGTAATTGTGTTATTCTTTGATTTCGACAGCCAACAACCTCCGAAAATCTACAGTTTTTGGAGATCAAAcacaaaatgttaaaaataatgGATTTAAATCATTTCATTTGATCTATTAAGTATAGTGGCATGCGGTGTTTTAACTTCTATAAAAATGTGTGTGGCTATATTTTATTCAATGGAGAAAAAACTTGGAACCCTCGACCTCACCATACAATAGAGAGTAGGGGTCTAAAAGAATCTGAATCTAGCCAATGGGCAGGTTACTTGGGATTGATTCGAACATACTAGAAATCGACTCAATTAATATTGAGTTGAGCTCAAGTTCGAACTACTCGAGTAAATTATTGACTCAAATTCGAGCTTTAAAATACTCATCTCGATTACTATGGGAGTCTAATCAaattttaactaataacttTTACCCTctgtaattatatataaatttataactttaatttttaaatcaaaattatatttgtaaGTTTTTATATGGATAGTTGAGCAGAGTTCAATCAGAAATATTTTAACGAGTTTGAATTCCTTAAACAAAAGTCAATCGAGTTGAGCTTGATAATATTTCAATTCGACTCGATTACATAACAAACAGAGGGGTTGACTTCTTGTCACAAACTGGACTTGCGATCAATATGTTCTCTCAATCATCTTCCATTAGCCGGAACAGAAGGCGAAGTGGATGAGTGATTTTTACAATTTCTTGCAATTAGTGATCGAGCTTCTATGCTACTCGGACCTGATTGGAATCTCTCAATTAAATATGGAACAGATCTTGAACTTCGTATGTCACGGTTTTGCCACTCATATAATACACAATTAAGAactaattatttcaaaaaatcagTAAAGTATTTACATAGTGTGCGGATCAGACCATCTCCTCTTTACCTCAGTTTTTGATCGGACTTCCTTGAGCTTCCCATCTATTCCATAGTCCCTTTCTATAACAAGGTTGATTCCTTCGTCGGAGTACCACCCGACTCCAATGCAGAGGGTGCCATCCTTGTTAACATCAACATACCCTGTAACACCACCTGGCAGCCAAAGAACACTTGCATCTTGCATGTCTACTATCTCCTCCTCCGCAAAGCAGACTGCATTCTCAGGCAAGCTCCTCTTCTTCAACGTTTCTGTACAGAGGTAAACATATGGTGTGCTATCGCTATCCTCAGTTTCCACGTCATCTCCAAACACTGGAATACCGCTGACCTCAAAGACTTTCCATGACCCAGTCAGATCCACAGGCTGGGTTCTTTTACGCTGAGAAAATGGCTTTGCTTCAAATTCCATACCGCTGTTCACATCATAACAAACAACAGAACTAATTTTACTAAAAGACTTGAGCTGTTTTATTCTCGGCTTGCGAATCTTTCATCAAATCTAACATGGGAACTTTCTGTCTTAAGTAGCAAGTGATTAAAAAAAAGTCGGACGTCATGTATAATACATGTATCTGGTCCTAGCATGTTCGACGGAGGTTAAGTACAAATGTTTAAGCTCTTTGGACAGCATTGTTAGACTACAAATGCGTGCAATAAAGCATAAAGTACCTCTGGTCATGGATGTTTGCTGGACTGACCCACTCTTCTTCATAAACAGCAACTCTCAATATTTGGATGTCTGAACCCCCATTGCTGAACTCTATTGTATGAACAATGCGTAGTCTTTTGTGGCAACCTTTAACCAAACACTAAGCAGAAACCATATTAGAGTTGTAACTAGTTTTCCTTAACTTGTAGAATAGAAGCTGAATAACTGGTGTTTGAAATTAAAACTGAATCATAACAGTAGTATATCATACTTGACTTACTTGTTCAAATTTGAAAGTTGGAGAAAGATAATAATTGGAATCGTCAACTTCCCCAATTGGGATATCTACTGGACCCCTAGAATATGATCCATCCTGCCAGTCAATTGACCACAAACTCAGTAAATTATCGACTTCATAGACGAATATATACATGCAAGTCAGTACTAGTAAAATAATgactaataaactaaaaaaatgagaTTCTTTCGAGCATGTTCCTTATCAACTAGCTCATAGGAAAAATTATTGCAGCTCCAAAGGGTGTTTATGCTAATCATAAACCAACTGAAAAATCTTTTCAACTTTGTATCACTAGTTTGGCTCAACTCAAGTAGATCATACCTCAAAGTAAATGAGACCGGGTTCATTGCCCATGACATCTTCTTCCAGCACATCACTTTTTTCGAAGTTAAAAGACTCAAAAGCGGGCAAAGTACGAGCTTGGTTTGCAGGTAAATTTGCATTTCCATCTTCAAGCTCTTCCTTACTTTTATTACTTCCTCCTGCATGCTGCAACGCTTCGCCAAAAGGATTTAAAGTCACCCAATTTATTTTCCTTTGAATTTGCGGCATTGTTCCTCCTGAGAGGGACGGCATTGCTTTTATGTGAGAAATAGTGTAGCAATCATATAGATGTTCGTTCTTGCTTCCAATTTCAATGGGTTCCATTTCAGCAGTAATTGGTGAAAATACTGCTCCAACCCCCTTCCATATCCCACTCACACTACTGCAAAATGTATTCCACACTGGTCTTATTACAGGCTCCTGAGGCAAAACCACCAACTCGTAAGCTCCATCATTGCTTTAAATACAAGAAAtgtataaatgaataaatagaGTACATGCTCAAAACTCAGAGAAGCCAAAGTTGAAGAATAGGCAAAATCTTTAAATACTCTaaagttttcaaaaaaaaaaaaccatttcCTTCACTCAGAAGCcaaaaattcaacaatttttttgaaaatgagaACTCACTCCCCTAGACGAAGCCTAGGACCACTGTCAAACTCCAAAATGTGGACCGTCTGCAAGCCCGTAGCTAGCAAATTCGGGCAATAATGGCCAGCAGTCTCAACCACTCCATTATTTTTGGAAAGGGCATAGCCGGATTTTGAATCTACCACTATGGCGCCTAAATGGCTGAAACTTAGACCACTACACCAAACCCGTGCGGGCAAAATTCATGTAATTATCCACTGTTTTTCTTCTAAATTCAAACGCAAAATAAACCAGTATATAAAACATAAGTAGTACCcaactaaaaaattgaaaattacctGAGTTTGGAGAACAGTCTCAACTTCCATTAACATAGCACTGGACACCATAACTCTACCTCCTTTGTTTCTCTGCCCTTTAACAACTCTCCTCCCTTTCCTTCTCCGCTGCTGTTTAACTCTCTCTTTATCTTTCTCCGCAACATTTTTCGCCAATTCATTGTCGCTGCTCCAAATATTTTCCTTCTTACCTCTCAAATTTAGTCCTAAATTTTGGCGACGGTGAGGTTTGCTTTGGCATTGGGCAGTGAATTTTTTGCAGTTTGGTTTATGAAAATTGGAGAGAATTGAGAGATTTTGAATAGGTGAATTTGATTTAAGAGAGTGGCAAAACCCTAGTCGATGGTTGGCCATTAACGATGCCTTGTGCAGACACGGTGACTGCATCTtcttgttttcttcttctttcaggCTTTAGTTCAGCCAGCACTGAAACTGACCCGTATATTTTGGCAAAAACTATATAAAACCATTAGACTTTTCAAATTTGCGCAATTGTCACCCTGACATAAACAATTTAACGAATTTTGCCTCGCATTTAAAGTTGAGaaatttaggaaaaatactccaatttctaaaatatttataaaaattacctcACACACTAAAAGTTACGTTTTATACTCTTGGTTTTTTTACCCTCTATATTTATACTCTTaatgtctttttatttatatttactcTATTAATTACTCTAACGCCATCTAAACCTTTAACTTTTACTCTTCTTTTCCATAATCGTTTTCCCAGCAACATAACGATTTCTCCAATTACAGCCACCGCCACCATCTTTATGGGCTTAATAATTATCGGTCTTCTTCTATTGCTGCCGATGATCACCATATTTGTTTGGTCTCTACAGTAGACGGCGGCGGCGGAACGGAAAGCGCTGGATGGATAAGAGATTCAATTAGGTTGACAGTAGAAGAGAATTCAGAGGAAGAGCGTAGGTAAAGGTGATCTTTTGCGGCGGTAGTGGAGGCGATCTTCGTCGGCCTCAGTGAATTGGAAGCAGCGGATGGATGATATATTCGGATACGGCGACACTAGCgtttaaccaatttttttatgaaattgaagatttaatttcattttttaagtgGATTTTGATCTTGCATATTACTATCATTCCAAGGTCTCGCTTTGGATTAAGAATGTTACCCTTTTCTAGAGCTGTCTGTTTTTGCCGTGCCTTTAATTTTTTGCGGTTTGTAGGAAATAAAACTTCAAGAATAAGACTGTTGCGGCTGTATAATTAATGTAATTGGGTGAGGAAGAGATGAGCAAAGTTGAATTAGGATAAAATTTTCTTGCTTGAGAGTAGAGACTATACTTATCATGGTATTTTGAATCTGATGGAGTATAAGTTGTTCTACTAATTCAGAGGTGGGCTTTATGCCATCAGAATTAGAAAGATCGATTCAAAGATAAACAACTTATgttaaatttcacttttttgttaataatgtattaattattttatcaatgtgGACCTACTATGATTTTTGGCTTCTGTCTTCATTTTATCTTTGCTTATCATAGATGCCAAGAATAGTGATTACATGTTCAATTAGAATTCtttgataaggttatgataatataaatgtatgataatgataatagtatgataatgtttttatgataatataattataagtttataacagtatgataatatgatatttacatgaaaaatattttacagaaatagtgtcatatgataatgttttatcatatgataacgagatgataatatttatggtacatatatgatgATATATATgctaatgtatgataaaatagtgtctgattatcatgtcgttatcataacactggagtatgataatgaattatgataatgttatgataactggatgataacgtacgtgaaaatagaattacaaaaagattcatgacaccagtatgataatcagatgataataaaataataaaattatgataatatgtaaaaaaaattacagaaaaattatgataatgagatgataatgtaaagataatatgatacctgtatgaaaaaaataattacaaaaaaattatgataacgagatgataatgtgaagataatagtataatTATATGATACATGCATgacaaaaaacaattacaaaaaaattatgataataaaatgataaagtgaagattatagtatgataatatgaccttattatacttcattatcatactattttcttcacattatcatctcgttatcataatttttatgtaattattttcatataggtatcatattatcatactgttatcataattttattattatgtcgttgtcataacattattatttaggtacaataatacattatcatctcggtatgatatgattatattatgataacgagatgattatacagtgataacaacatgataattaattttttttgttgaaaatctttctttatacagtgttatgataacaacatgataatacagtgatactcatatgataatgtaatactttgataatcatatgataatatgatactctgattttgtctaatattatccatcagtatcatcacattatcatataataatctgctacatattgtactgataatgacatgataataagatgtcaatgcaatatgatacactgataattacatgctaagaTGAAACTGTggtaatcatatgataatgtgatacagtgataatcatatgataaagtGATAATGTGATTTTGTCTTACATTATGcagcagtatcatcacattatcatataatgaTCAGTTATATACGATTTTgaataatgacatgataataagatgacaatgcaatatcacaaactgataattacatgctaagatgaagctgtgataatcatatgataatgtgattttttatttagttcatatagtttttgaatatgctattaatataataaaatatttaaatattagcatatatttttaaattagaaaatatttgatactgaaataaatgaaaagaatttttttaatttatttaataatgtgTAATctgcaattttattaatttaatcaatgaagaaaaaagaaaaaaaaatgaatcacaaaaaagaaataaacaaaagGAAGTTTAAACCTGTAAATCATTTGTAATGGGCATAAATAAGGTATGTCACGTCATacgagagagagaaagaaaaaaaaagagaagggGGGACCACGTGGagagataaaaagaaaaaagaaagaaagaaaggggGACCATGTGGAGAGAGAAAGAGAGCATGTGCAATGTGTGATATGTGtcagagtaaaattataaacaatcaaataaggagagtaaaatcataaaaatgttaaaacagTGAGGTATTTGtactaatttttttctattgagGTATAAAgtcctattatttttattttttaggtaaattcctAAATATCTCTTTAAAGTTTACGGACAATTTTGTTGCTACCTAGTCTAAGTATGAGCCCAATTGATATTTGGGTCTCAGATCAGACTTACTTTAGCTTCTGGATGTTTTGGATTCTCAGCCCAGTTTCCAGAAAGTTTTCTGAATCAAACAAAAATTTCCCtttgtattttgtttctttgatttttGCATTTTAACATTACTAAAATTACGGGGAAAATGTTGGTTTAAGAGTTTAATTTTTGTTCTACGAGAAAACAttaaatttttgcaatttgttactaaaatacttatattttgactgttaataatttttaacaTTGAATAAATTTGAAGGAAGGAGATGAAAATACCTAAATTCTTAAAAAAGATAGTAACACAGATAATGAGACCATCGATCAAAATTAATGCTTCATCTACTATGTGAGCTGGCATGTGCATTTGATTTGAACATAaccaaaacaattttaaaaaatcaaatctatccaaagtaaatttttaaagattaaaagaaaaaagttaaATCTAACCGAACTAGTTGACTCtattatttcttttttcattttggttccGTTGATATGAAACTTAACTGATATTGATTACTTTCAAACTCAAATAACaggaaaacaaatttttttataatactgaACTAAATTGAATCAAATCTATTAATTTGTTTCCATTATTCAATTTGATTGGCTTTTCAAGACTCTAATTATGTGAGGTAACTAGTAAGGTGCTTCCATCGTTGCAAGGGAAAAAAATGGTGGAAACCAAATGATACCCACAGTACATATATTTAGCTTTGGGATGTGGAGGTGGGGGAATGGGGAGGATTGACCCAATGGTCCTCAATGGCCAATGATTGGCCTTAATTACGGGCCCAACTTTACATTTAAGTGGCCTATGGTGGTGATTATGCATCTGATGTTATGTTATGTTATGTTATGTTATAAATAGGCGACCACAGTCTGCCACTCAACGAATTCTGCTTTTTCATTTGCCTATAAAGATGTTGGGTCAATTGAGAAACCAAACCTTACCCACCATCTTGCCTATGAGTGTAAACAAGACGACTTGAATTAACAtaacgtcaaattcaatctcgattcgattttaaaattcaatcgAGTTTTATATTAGAAGTTCGAACTCGTACCCGTTAATATATTTAGATTAGACATCAACTCAACTCCACTCAATTTTCTGCatagatatattaaaatatagattttaataaacttttttacaaatgttaaataaagtaattaatttaaactcaattAGGCTCATGTAGAAatgaatatttaaaattcaaattcgattaaataattaacttgaGTCTGATTCGATATTAATcgaattaattttgaataattcgCAAATCAGCTGGATTGAGTTATAATCGGTTACTGATAGAACTCATAAGATTGTAAACCGAGTCCTGTGTGATTCGCCCGCCGAGACGGACCTCGAGACTGGGCgaaaaatgatatattaaagACAATAAAGATCAAGAAGAATCTATACGGATTCTCCATACTAAATAAAAGACCTAATCCTATGAAATTCGATAATCAAGCCCGGATATGGATATTTAAAGATCCATAAATCTGCATGTAAGTCAATATCAAATGAAGATTCTAGAAGACCTAAATTTTCTAGAAGAATAGGAAACACGGCCTATTTGGAGTCATATTCCTATATAAgaaacataatattttttaaaaggcttaatcaccaaaaaaaccctcaccttttagccccttttcaaatgcaccctgacgttgcaattttgtcagttacaccctaattcgcacctttagttttcaattccaccctcaagtactaaattgatctctttttcattcgaaaaaaattgaaataagtcatcaatttttaactttttatgtgaaaaagagttcaaacgagtactttataagggtttttatgaattttttccgagtgaaaaaagtccaatttaattttgagggtggaattgaaacccaaaggtgcaaattagggtgcaattgacaaaattgcaacgtcagggtgcaactgaaaaggggctaaaaggtgagggttttttttggtgattaagcctttttaaaaagatttattTCTAAATAAACTCAATGTCTATTTGGATTCACATGCAAAATAGAAATTTCTTTCCTATTTGGActctaaaagaaaaaattattgcacacaaccgttacgccatgtcattcgtgcaacaaaccaattatgcGTTAATCATGtgaaaaaattgataataaacaaattaaataataattaaaagatttactatcgcaaatgctcattgccttgttgtaaatatgacatggcacTACCAATGCATAAAATAAACACTCCTTTTAAAAGGTGTTTATCAACTACTAGTATATAAAGAGGTCGGGGTAAGTCTAAATACACAACATATAAACTACAATAATTCAATACTCTCttaaactcaatataaacttaagcATCGAAGTGCTCATCGGACAATTTGTCCGATGAGCAGTCTAACTTCTGTTTTGCAGGTCAACAATTGTCAAAGGAGATTCATAATCTGTCACGAAGGCCGGATCCATCAGTTACATTTGGTTACAATACTAATCCTTCCCATCCAATAATacaattctttttttatatacacCATTCATTTGGTAATGGATGATGTGGATGATTGAATATAGcctatcaaattaaaataaacttgagggaatccTAATCTAAATAATACTTCAGTCCTTACCTCTATTTTTTCCGCATATAGAAAAGTATATTCAGGTGCATCATAAAAAGatattatgttttataatatgcgagttaaccaatttttaaattaaagtttaaagtGATAAGATATGCATTGGAATacgaaataataataaattgcaTCAAAAATCTATTTTACTATATGCTCGCGtgaaaatattttcaaactcgaatctttgaatttatagatgggtactgtgtggctcgatgctttaaccggttcggTTCAAAAAGTTGAACAGAGTTTGATTTatccaaattaaaaaagtaatttgGAGGTAAAgaaactcaggcgagattaatatttGAACTACTCATACTCCTAAGTTAACCAATCACGGGGATTAGGGATAGCAAAGCACAAGACTGTAAAGTTGTATTTGTTCGATTGATTTGAGTTGTGTTAAATATAAACCTAAAACTAACTATTTATAGGGaaaaaccctaaaatagaaaacttAGTCTATtgagatacaatctcttatttagataaatactaagctaataataaaataatgactacctaataaataataattgaaaagataaataaatggtTCGAATTAGCCCATATAAACATGTTTTTGGGTCGGTGTAAACACTATATCATTGCAAAAGAGTATGTATGATTAAAACGACATTATGTGTAACACCATTGGATGTCGTGTGGTGTATTATCAAGAACATTATAATGGGATGTGACCGGACATGGGTCTTGATAAGGGAATACTTTAACTAATTCAAGGTGCTTAATAtactatataaataaataaata
This window contains:
- the LOC126653531 gene encoding uncharacterized protein LOC126653531, with the translated sequence MQSPCLHKASLMANHRLGFCHSLKSNSPIQNLSILSNFHKPNCKKFTAQCQSKPHRRQNLGLNLRGKKENIWSSDNELAKNVAEKDKERVKQQRRRKGRRVVKGQRNKGGRVMVSSAMLMEVETVLQTQEPVIRPVWNTFCSSVSGIWKGVGAVFSPITAEMEPIEIGSKNEHLYDCYTISHIKAMPSLSGGTMPQIQRKINWVTLNPFGEALQHAGGSNKSKEELEDGNANLPANQARTLPAFESFNFEKSDVLEEDVMGNEPGLIYFEDGSYSRGPVDIPIGEVDDSNYYLSPTFKFEQCLVKGCHKRLRIVHTIEFSNGGSDIQILRVAVYEEEWVSPANIHDQSGMEFEAKPFSQRKRTQPVDLTGSWKVFEVSGIPVFGDDVETEDSDSTPYVYLCTETLKKRSLPENAVCFAEEEIVDMQDASVLWLPGGVTGYVDVNKDGTLCIGVGWYSDEGINLVIERDYGIDGKLKEVRSKTEVKRRWSDPHTM